A window of Castanea sativa cultivar Marrone di Chiusa Pesio chromosome 1, ASM4071231v1 contains these coding sequences:
- the LOC142621679 gene encoding uncharacterized protein LOC142621679, translated as MKTTHDAASSSSSPTTILEERRTSTLPKKSVLVSLSRKLSSRREANKLSLSSSKNYSNELQRVFDYFDEDGDGKISPSELQSCVRTVGGELSMDEAEAAVRASDLNGDGLLDFEEFQKLMDAGGEEDKKEELKEAFGMYEMEGSGCITPTSLKRMLSRLGESKSIEDCKAMIRMFDLNGDGVLSFDEFQSMMR; from the coding sequence ATGAAGACCACACACGATGCAGCTTCTTCGTCGTCTTCTCCAACTACAATATTGGAAGAAAGGCGTACTTcaactttaccaaaaaaatcagttttagTAAGTTTAAGTCGTAAATTGTCTTCAAGAAGAGAGGCCAATAAGCTCTCTCTTTCATCAAGCAAAAACTACAGCAATGAGCTCCAAAGGGTGTTCGATTACTTTGATGAGGATGGGGATGGTAAAATATCTCCCTCTGAATTACAGAGCTGCGTGAGAACTGTGGGGGGAGAGCTGTCAATGGATGAGGCAGAAGCAGCTGTGAGAGCATCTGATTTGAACGGAGATGGGCTGCTCGACTTCGAGGAATTCCAGAAGCTAATGGACGCAGGGGGAGAGGAAGACAAGAAAGAGGAGCTCAAAGAGGCTTTTGGTATGTATGAGATGGAAGGGTCGGGTTGCATCACTCCCACAAGCTTGAAGAGGATGCTGAGTCGACTCGGTGAGTCCAAGTCCATTGAGGATTGTAAAGCTATGATTCGAATGTTTGATCTCAATGGAGACGGCGTCCTAAGCTTTGATGAGTTCCAATCTATGATGCGTTGA